The Capra hircus breed San Clemente chromosome 25, ASM170441v1, whole genome shotgun sequence genome has a window encoding:
- the LOC102189536 gene encoding zymogen granule protein 16 homolog B yields MLCTPSPCHHGGSWTLNRVLLEVEALSPVKLLQAATLKHPCEADPVWSTGKGSQDTSPTSEVKVKRGAHRAQEGGIKGPEEGAQAPDSRHQDGTTGLRRQEPWTLQPEAMLLWLTLTLLWSPTCWAGALYGHGGGSYFSTTKDNENEIAGIRVFIGIAGIIKSIQVKFGSSWSEKYGAPGGTPQEFVLQPGEYITEVDGSYRLFLRHLVIYTSYGRKATFGEKSGRSFSAFPDGSEKVLTGVFGQHKLLGISSIGFEWDYPIVQLTYDQESTTPG; encoded by the exons ATGCTCTGCACCCCTTCTCCTTGTCACCATGGGGGATCCTGGACCCTGAACCGTGTTCTGCTCGAGGTAGAAGCCCTGAGCCCCGTGAAGCTGCTGCAGGCAGCTACCCTGAAGCACCCCTGTGAGGCTGACCCTGTTTGGTCAACTGGGAAGGGCTCTCAGGACACCTCCCCCACCTCTGAAGTCAAGGTCAA GAGGGGGGCCCACAGGGCCCAGGAGGGGGGTATAAAGGGCCCAGAGGAGGGTGCCCAGGCACCAGACTCCCGGCACCAGGACGGGACCACAGGACTCCGCAGGCAG GAGCCCTGGACTCTCCAGCCAGAAGCCATGCTGCTGTGGCTGACCCTCACCCTCCTGTGGAGCCCCACCTGCTGGGCAGGGG CTCTGTATGGGCATGGAGGAGGCTCATATTTCAGCACAACTAAAGACAATGAAAATGAGATCGCCGGGATCAGAGTGTTTATAGGTATTGCTGGCATAATCAAGAG TATCCAGGTGAAGTTTGGCTCCTCTTGGAGTGAGAAATATGGAGCCCCAGGTGGGACCCCTCAGGAATTTGTCCTGCAGCCTGGTGAATACATTACAGAAGTTGATGGCTCCTACAGGCTTTTCCTCCGGCACCTCGTCATCTACACCAGTTATGGGCGTAAGGCCACATTTGGAGAGAAGAGTGGCAGGAGCTTTTCTGCCTTCCCTGACGGGAGTGAGAAAGTGCTCACTGGAGTCTTCGGACAGCATAAGCTTCTGGGCATCTCCAGCATCGGCTTTGAGTGGGATTATCCAATAGTACAGTTGACCTATGATCAAGAAAGTACTACTCCAGGATAG
- the LOC108633841 gene encoding zymogen granule protein 16 homolog B-like, giving the protein MAQEGIKGPVADIQVPKDSQHQDGTTGLRRPSKEPLTLQPEAMLLWLTLALLWSPTSWAGKTFGPGGGTYFCTSRDFQNDITGIRVFIGPQGLIKSIQVRYGSSWSEKYGAPGGTPQEFILLPEEHITGIYGAYKNFLRYLVIYTDQGRVFPFGKEDGNTFIDFPDDSDKVLTRVCGHYRLLGITSIGFEWGYPSYLNK; this is encoded by the exons ATGGCCCAGGAGGGTATAAAAGGTCCAGTGGCGGACATCCAGGTGCCAAAAGACTCCCAGCACCAGGACGGGACCACAGGACTCCGCAGGCCCAGtaag GAGCCCTTGACTCTCCAGCCGGAAGCCATGCTGCTGTGGCTGACCCTCGCCCTCCTGTGGAGCCCCACCAGCTGGGCAGGGA AGACATTTGGGCCTGGAGGAGGTACCTATTTCTGTACCTCTAGAGACTTCCAAAACGATATCACTGGGATTCGAGTGTTCATAGGTCCTCAGGGCCTAATCAAGAG tATCCAGGTGAGATATGGCTCTTCCTGGAGTGAGAAATATGGAGCCCCAGGTGGGACCCCTCAGGAATTCATTCTGCTTCCGGAAGAACACATTACAGGAATCTACGGTGCCTATAAGAATTTCCTCCGCTACTTGGTCATATACACGGACCAAGGGAGGGTGTTCCCATTTGGGAAGGAAGATGGCAACACCTTTATTGACTTCCCTGATGACAGTGACAAAGTGCTCACCAGAGTCTGCGGCCACTACAGGCTTCTGGGCATTACCAGCATTGGCTTTGAATGGGGTTATCCTTCATACTTAAACAAATAG